From the Paenibacillus sp. MMS20-IR301 genome, the window TGGGCCAAGGTGGATGAGCTGGCCGTGGAGATGCACCGGCTGGCTGCGCTCAGCTACAATCATCTTCATCGCTCTGACCGCAAGGAACGTAAGGAGAAGTCCCCTGAGAAACCTCTGTATTTCTATATTCTGTACTCACATCTGATGCGTTCCAGTGTTCAGGAGGAGTACGGCAATTACCCCGAGGCGCTGAGGCTGATCCCTTTATATATGGATGGGAGCTGGATTCAGGAAGACAACGAGGAGGTACAGCGCACGCTGAATCAGTTTAACTTGTGGGGTACAGCCAATGAGTACCTTTACCGTGTTATGGCAGGAGAACAAGCTATCCTTCAAGAGTATGTGGAGTATATATCCGCCCATGAGGGGCAGATTTTTACAGCGGTCTACAATATTATCAAATCGGCAAACCGCTACGCCTGGAATATTGATGATATCCTGGAACGGTTCTCTGCATATGTTCCTTCCGGACCGGACCACTCTCTGTTTGGTAACTATACTTCGCAGATCATGGCGAATCAGCATGCCAGATTCCTCACGGAGCTGGCTGCGTACTATTTATCTCAAAATCATCCGGATGGAATTAAAGTAATATTAACCGGTTTGGAATCATCCGTTAAAATTAATAACGAAAGCCTGATAATTAAATGTGTCGATTTATTTGAACAGCACCGGCATCAAGCCAGCCAGCATGAGAAAGTATCCTACAAAAACCTAATCAGAGAGGTGCAGGAATTAAATGACCAAAAAAATCATCATGGCGATGGCTTCAGTTAGTTTGCTGCTAGTACTTATTTTACCGGCCGGAAATCCCCTTCTCCCGGCTGACAGATATAATCCGCCGTTGTTCCGTACCATGGGGCATGGTGCAGGTGAAGGCTAAGCCGGGAAATCACGCATTCCTTCCATAATAACAACATCAATTATAAGCGGCGCCTCCTTGCGGGGTGCCGTTTTTCTATCCTATTTCACGGGTCAATTTCTGCTACCTTAATCAAGGTCAGCCCGTTATAATAAAAAACCTGCCGGATATGATATGATCAGGCCAGAATTCAACGTTTACTCAAGGAGCTGATGCTGTATGACGAACACTAATCCGGAAGAATTCGTGCTCCGCACGGATTTCCCCTTCGAATCACATTATCAGGAAGTGAACGGACACAGGCTGCATTATATTGACCAGGGGAAAGGTGACCCTATTCTGTTTCTGCACGGCAACCCGACCTCTTCCTACACCTGGCGCAATATCATTCCCCGGCTTGAGGG encodes:
- a CDS encoding transcriptional regulator → MSINQLSIQTGINSGTLSRLLSGQQPFAMSHLGLITQGMGLPKDYFYSLYVDECFYFSAPTWRRLHPFILSCAELGRLDCIEQVVKRLLDNLAYAPMLFEVAESLFQEGQWKAAEVLYRNVSTSEKYQHSERLAVCQYRLFRIALSDSQSRNLQAALLFECYLNRLEIADQLDGLKHLMHAYYSLHKWAKVDELAVEMHRLAALSYNHLHRSDRKERKEKSPEKPLYFYILYSHLMRSSVQEEYGNYPEALRLIPLYMDGSWIQEDNEEVQRTLNQFNLWGTANEYLYRVMAGEQAILQEYVEYISAHEGQIFTAVYNIIKSANRYAWNIDDILERFSAYVPSGPDHSLFGNYTSQIMANQHARFLTELAAYYLSQNHPDGIKVILTGLESSVKINNESLIIKCVDLFEQHRHQASQHEKVSYKNLIREVQELNDQKNHHGDGFS